The Styela clava chromosome 3, kaStyClav1.hap1.2, whole genome shotgun sequence genome includes the window TTTTCAACGTATTataatgataaataatttaCATCACCCTCATATAATAAGGAGCACAAAGTCAGTGATAAAGATACTTCGACACGTATTCTCATAGAATGCTTATTGCAGTACATACGACAAGTTCACAAGTTCGAAAATTTACTGATGTCCTAGTTTCATAAATGAATGCTTTCAAAAAAAGGTTTTTAATATGCTTTCTGTATAATCCGATAGCTATCCATTGTCCAAAATTGCACAGTTGTAATTACAAATTGagtatcattattggaaattcatattaatattatagtggttataaaattatgaataatttatttatttcaggtcGAGGTAAAAGAAGCATACAAAGTGATTTTTATACTCTTCTCGGCATTGAGAGCAACTTTAAAAAGTTTTTAACTTTTATATTTGAGAATCAAAACAATGATTTGTATGACTTAGACGATCCATACAACGACATAAATTTAATAACGGATTTTCGACTTGCTCACCCGTTCCTCCTAAGTCCTCGCACTACTACATCAACAACCATCCCAACTTCAACATTTAAAACTACGACGATGCCAAGCACAACCATTAAGCAAACATTTGCAGCAGTGGAGGAAAAAAGTAAGAGAATAAATAGGGTTTCTCAGCGTAATGCCCAAGTATCTGCAACTTTAGACGAAGCTGCTGCTGATGATTGCGCAGATTTTACGAAGTATTATCAATGCACAAAGCAAACTGAAAGaagtaagtttatttttgaAGAAGTCTATTTTTAGTCCGAATGAAGTGaggaattaaatttgaaaaagtcaAGTATGCTATCAGGATATATGTTGAATCTAGAACAAAAATATGTCACCAGACCATTTTGAAACAACATGCATCCTATGCACCGAAAAGATTCATATTTGTTGACACAATATTCAGAGCATTAAATGTCACTATTCCATTATTTGAATGATATGTGTGTTCTATCTGGAGATGAACAAAGAAAACTGAAACACCGAGTAATGTAATATAAGATTAAGACAAAATTGCGACAACAGCTTTGATGCATTCATATTTGTTGTAATATCAAATCTTAGTAATATTGATTATTCCTCTGTGCAATAAAATATGACAAAAGAAATGaatgcaaaacaaaatgtaacTCCAAAGGCGCATTACATTATTGACTTTTTTGACGAAActttttcaagttatttatGTCAAGTAAATATGAATATGGAttgaaacacaaaatattatcgtcgatgattttgaaaaaatgaagaaattacGGAACAAGTAGCAAcctcatttatttttttcttgacaTAATGATGTATTTGAAAGCAGAATGAAATGCCAAAATGGCCAAGTTTATCAAAAGAAGGCATATTTGATAAAAAGTATACATATCTTGAATTGGTTTAATTTATCATTCGGTCTCATCGTGCAATTTTATATGCAAATCTGAGCCATCGGTTTACGTTGTACTGTTTAAATCGAATCAAAGAAGGTTTTTGTTATTTGTTGCAGTGTACGTTGATTCATTGCCGTTAGTAAATACGCCTTTGCAAAGAAAGCGTTTATCGTTGACTTTTtgaatgtgaatattttttagCGGAGATAAAAATCTTGATGACTCAACCCGATAACACCGCCATTTTATCAAAACAATTTTTCCAGTTGAACAAACAACTATTTTTTTGCTCAAGTAACAGTGAATTTTTATGCTGAAATGACGCAACTATTTTTGTCGCATTAAATAAATGTTCTGAAATGATTAATCAATTGTTTTTAGACAATCTCGAAATCCTTACAGATACAATCACATCAAAATTATATACCTATAGCTTACTTAACATTTGTGAACACGAATGAAAGGAACaagaaaaatgatattttaccatttttctcaacttttttatttCCGATTTGTTTAGTCTCGTATGTTTAGGATTCTAAGCGCCATTCCACAAGCACAACTATGTATCTCGCAGAAGACTATTCTAGATTGTTTTCCAGATCAAGTCGTGTGACAAAATATCCCAATATTCTGAACATTTGCAATTTTTCGAGCTTACATCTGATCAAATCTTTAGAACACTTTCATTTGGATTCTAATCGACATCGAATTATTGTGTCTGTAACTCGGTTTCAAAAATACTTATTACGATATTCAAATCCTAGACCCCAGGAAATCAgtcagttttcaaaaaatatgatatattgcatttatttttactcaatatCATTTATCTCAAGGGACTTCTCGAACTCAACTTGAGCGAAGTGAAGACGAACTGAAGTCAATCTTATCCTTTGTGTGGGAAGATTTCTCGCGTTGCAGGTAAACTAATATTTTTCGTAAGCGATTTCCATTTGATCTCGTTCACATATGTTATAATTAAACCAGTCGACAAGAACTAGATTATAAACACTAATATATACGTATACCATAgacatttaaacattttatttatttttttttcaatagcaATAACTTCGGTTTGCCTAGAAATTCCCGAGAGATGAAAGACAGAAGATGTGTTGTTCACAGCCACGGAGAAAATCAAATGGTAATCAAGgggttttccacaatttttaaatatatatacattgtcaTTTTAtatactcatatatatatatatatattgtcttatACTTCTACTGTACATTGAGTCCTGCTGTGGATTCTCCCTTTGCAATCGACAACGTAAATAATTTCTTAGGCCTATGGCTGTGTTTTTCTACGTAATATTGCAATATATCtcgaatatattatttatggGTTGTTTTAGATAGTGTGCTTTTATTACAGGACGGTCAATGCATTTCTAACATCATACTGGACAAAATAGTAATTCCGAGTTCTCCTTTAATGCCCATTTTAAGAACATGCAAACGTGCCAATGAGCCCACTTCATTCGCTCGTGCATTGAACGCCACTTTTCCAATATTGCAAAAATTTAAAGCCGAATTCTGCAACGGAACGTGGACTGAATGGTATAACACATTCCACCCAGAAGGAACCACGGGAGATTTTGAAACACTCTGGAAGATACGATTGCTGAATATTGATGACGTCTGTCCTACACCCACGTCTATCGACATTAGATTCGCGGATGGAAAACCATTGGAAATAGTAACTGATCTATTAGAAATATCTAAAAATGGCTTGTGCTGCGAAAACTCAAGGCAGAGTGACGGAATATGCAACGATTATGCTGTTAGATTTTGTTGTTGAATTGTTTGTGTATTTACAGTATTTATATATGCTTGAAGGATATTTGAGACAACGAAATTCACTGTGCGAACGTGACGATTTACAATAGCTTTATAAATTGTGCTTTGCTGGAGTTTGCATTTCACTATTTGACAATCAAGCTACTTTGTAATATCTCCAAAAATGGAACCCTTTTGTTCAAGCCATACTTTTAAAAATGTTACTCGTCCAGCCTAGAAGGAAGACTAGCTTACTGATTtgaacattatatatatatcattgctTCTAAACTGTGAAAATGTTATTGCCACAACAATACTCTTTGCTGCGGTTGTATTCAGAATATCTAATGTAAGGTAAGGTTGGAAAACGTGTCTAACACTCTGAATAAATATAACGACCGAACTTATTCGAATACTAATTTCGAATACCATCACTGAATTGGCGTACTATCATATATATCGCAGTAAAAATCTTGTATATATTGCATGACGACAGTTCCATACCATTGGGTGTTGGGACATAGAATATTTTCGTAATTAAATATTCCATACCATATTTATAACGAAggattaaatgaaaaaattatttaagcagaaaataaataaaaattttcgatAGCATATTTCGGTGTGTAAAAGTGAGTTGGATATTTTGTGGGCAATTGGGAGaccactaaaaataaaaacaatacagTGGTTTCGACGTGGCCAATGGAACGGAatagcgatgctcaaatatatagacacgtagTAGTACGGTTATGCAATCtatcacagtagactaccgtgCCGGTACGGCAGGTCTCACGACGAATGCGAAGCCAAAGCGTACCGCGAACTTCACGACTGGCGCAAATGTAtacgccacaaggtgcgcaatttttttaTGACGCCATCGCACATGACGTTTTAAAACAAATGAGAGAAAGAAAAGGAATACCAACAAGATGATCAACAACATAATGTGAAAGCGATTCATGGATCCATTTCGTGTCCGAAAAACTTGAACCAGATGAGCTACAAAAATTTATATCACCACTGAGTACAGACGTCAGTGAGGAGATAAAGAATGTAAACATATGAAACTTTAAAAATGATGATTTCTCCAAAATCAGCGAATGAACGAGGCATTGCATTAATGTTTGACATGATAGTCAAGCAATCATAATCTTATATGTTTAAATAGTTACAGTTTGGATATGTTACTGCGTTTTCGAATTTGAGcgtttttttcaaatctttttggcacgttaaatttaatgaatgtGGTGAATTTTGCAGTaacaaaaaagttattgctatttatcacaaatcaataatttaaaaacggacctcttgaagtatgcgcaccaagatgttgcacaacctgaaccctaacctggtacacaatctgAGTTCATGGAAATTTTTCTTTCTAGGTTCTTCCTGCAGCTGAGATTTTGGAAATgtctgaatttgaagcaactgCCAAGTATTGCAAACTGTAGATTCCCTTTCTTGGCATATGCAGCAGCACTACTGACGTGGCCTCCCTAACAACGGAAATCTACTCCCTCTGAAACATCTGGAGACAAAAGACTGCAGTGGATCagccaaaatttcataaattattttacacactggAAGTCAACAACAGGTGATTAGCCCAATgattttttgacaaaaaaatgcTATACAGCTGCATACCACTCATTTATTACTCATATTTTTCTGTTATAGGataaaaaaacagcaacatttCATTGCTTCTCCAACGTATGGAGGGCTCCAAATTTACCATAGTAGACCAAACATCTGTCAGACCCCCTTCCTTCACTGTGATAGATTTTTGTTTAATAACATATCCTGCTGAGTAATCTACAATTTCGATTTCTTCGACTGTGAGATTAGTGGTTATTACGCTTTTAGATTTAGTATTATAGGCAGtgctgccatcgatatgaacccCAAAATAAGGACAGGGAAACATAgtaataaaataacaataaatgaaatgtaataaacagAATGTATTCATGCAGTGCGACCcttgtataatcattgactcttggtttaattcaatttcttGAGCAGAGTCCTTGTGCTTCTGTTATCTGGGttgcattgtgagcagaaattGCTTCTTTACCTATGGATTCCAGGTTAATGTCACATTCACGaaagctgcagtgcgcaaaaCACTGGCCATTCGTTTCGTTTGACGCTgttgaattctttctcataatcatCACAGCAAATGTTTTTGCGTTTACTCATTTTATATCTTATGAAGTTTTAGATCTAAACCAAATTTGATGTTTAATTCACCGGTATATTCATTCATAAGGACACATGACAAAATAAGGAggtttgttaaaaaaaaaaaaattttctaagaCAAAGgccttcaaaataaggacaaatcttagaaataaggacgctatggcag containing:
- the LOC120342791 gene encoding uncharacterized protein LOC120342791 isoform X2 — its product is MKNSMRTTLVIFCILASLAMLATGCHRGKKIKPRRRQRNLFSLEEDENRQIIEFFSDCLSRVMSRRRKSIPTIVKFTVLDTKWFAEGDLLYCRNKDTKDCWKNMITFLIDRKSEYYFPARYCVKNYANKNLSGRGKRSIQSDFYTLLGIESNFKKFLTFIFENQNNDLYDLDDPYNDINLITDFRLAHPFLLSPRTTTSTTIPTSTFKTTTMPSTTIKQTFAAVEEKSKRINRVSQRNAQVSATLDEAAADDCADFTKYYQCTKQTERRTSRTQLERSEDELKSILSFVWEDFSRCSNNFGLPRNSREMKDRRCVVHSHGENQMDGQCISNIILDKIVIPSSPLMPILRTCKRANEPTSFARALNATFPILQKFKAEFCNGTWTEWYNTFHPEGTTGDFETLWKIRLLNIDDVCPTPTSIDIRFADGKPLEIVTDLLEISKNGLCCENSRQSDGICNDYAVRFCC
- the LOC120342791 gene encoding uncharacterized protein LOC120342791 isoform X1 encodes the protein MKNSMRTTLVIFCILASLAMLATGCHRGKKIKPRRRQRNLFSLEEDENRQIIEFFSDCLSRVMSRRRKSIPTIVKFTVLDTKWFAEGDLLYCSRNKDTKDCWKNMITFLIDRKSEYYFPARYCVKNYANKNLSGRGKRSIQSDFYTLLGIESNFKKFLTFIFENQNNDLYDLDDPYNDINLITDFRLAHPFLLSPRTTTSTTIPTSTFKTTTMPSTTIKQTFAAVEEKSKRINRVSQRNAQVSATLDEAAADDCADFTKYYQCTKQTERRTSRTQLERSEDELKSILSFVWEDFSRCSNNFGLPRNSREMKDRRCVVHSHGENQMDGQCISNIILDKIVIPSSPLMPILRTCKRANEPTSFARALNATFPILQKFKAEFCNGTWTEWYNTFHPEGTTGDFETLWKIRLLNIDDVCPTPTSIDIRFADGKPLEIVTDLLEISKNGLCCENSRQSDGICNDYAVRFCC